Sequence from the Sphingomicrobium clamense genome:
ACGGGCACTCACGACTTCATCGCCGACGAACCCAAAAGCTATGGCGGGGAGGATGACGGGCCGACGCCCTACGACCTGCTGCTCGCCTCGCTCGGCACCTGCACGTCGATGACCATGAAAATGTATGCCGACCGCAAGGGGATGAAGCTCGACAAGGTGCGCATCGAGCTGGAGCATAGCCGCGACCACGCCAAGGATTGCGCCGATTGCGATTTCGAGAATGGCAAGCAGATCCAGGCGATCGATCGCGCGATCGAGCTGGAGGGCGAGTTGAGCGACGAAGAGCGCGCGAAATTGCTCGAGATTGCCGACAAGTGCCCGGTTCACCGGACGCTCGAAAGCGAGCTTCACATCCACACGACGGAGGTCAAATGAAGGGGGGATGCCATTGCGGGGCGGTGCGCTACGAATTTGCGGGCGAGCCACCGTTCGAGGTGCTCAAGTGCAACTGCTCGATGTGCGCACGCACGGGCTTCCTGCACCTGATGGTGCCGCATGAGGAGTTTACGCTGCTCAAGGGCGAGGATTCGCTGACCAGCTATCGCTTCGGCACGGGCGCAGCGAACCATCTCTTCTGCAAGCATTGCGGGGTGAAGAGTTTCTACCAGCCGCGCAGCCATCCCGAGGCGTGGAGCGTCAACGCCAATTGCCTCGG
This genomic interval carries:
- a CDS encoding GFA family protein codes for the protein MKGGCHCGAVRYEFAGEPPFEVLKCNCSMCARTGFLHLMVPHEEFTLLKGEDSLTSYRFGTGAANHLFCKHCGVKSFYQPRSHPEAWSVNANCLGEEVELRVTPFDGKNWETAFKKLPGEDS